The sequence GGATGCATGAGAAAGAAAATTTTGTTACTTATCCAAAATTGCAAGAAAGTTTAGGATCCTAAAAGGGAACAAATTGTTGCAGAGCATCTTACATTACTGTCGATGACAAAGGAATTGAATTAGTTTCATACCATTTCCTTAAACAAAAATGCTTCTCCTTTTCCAGTAACAGTAGGCCCAACCAGCGACTCCAGTAATATGAAACCAAAGTTATAAACATCATCCCCTTTCTTCGTCATATGCCTACACAAGAATAAAATGTCACCTCTGTATCCCGCAAACAGATATAGTAAATGATATATGCGTCTAGTTGACATTCTTGAGATAGGATTCCAAGAAAATATATCTCAGTTGGTTTAGCAAAAGGAAGTTACTAAGGCACGCTATGGAATATATGAGTAAAGAGCTTCTTACCAGGAGGTGACATCTTCTCCTTTTGCCTGAAAAAAGACGTTGAGTATGAGAAATTATTGTCTAtcctaaattttgaattttcaccTTCCTAACCAAATATCTAGATATACACCTTTTCACTTTCTTCCATAAGAATGGACATCCCGTAATCACTTAGTTTTGCCATGTTATGCTCATCAAGCAATATGTTACTTGTCTTCAAGCGGTTGCTAAATGAAGAAGGAATTACACCTGTGTGAAGAAAGTGTACAGCCTTGGCAACGGCAATCAGCACCGACAACCTATCTGACCACTTGAGGATCTTTCTTGTACTATTTTCTGCAAGTACATGTGTTTGAGATAAGCTGAACGTGTAGTCTCATTTTATGGAGCATCTCTTGTATCTTTTGTAGCTTATTGGACATGCAGGGTTTAATGAAAGtgcataacaacaaaaataaagataaaaattgaagGTCCAACAGTTTCTCAGTATGAATATAACGTCATGTAAATGAAAAATTATAGTTGCTACATCAAACAATATTAATTGCAAATTGAATACCACTTGTGTAAAATCAATATGATGAATAAGATGCCTAATGCTTGGCTATAACAGAGTGAGAAAAGCTTTCCTCAAGTTCATGAGTAGCAAAACTACTTTTTATTCATCTGGGAACGACGATGAAGCACTCATGAAGTGCTGGCATTTGGATCAGTGATCAAGTAAAAACTCATTAGTAATAATACTCCTATCAAGGAAATCCAATGTGACCCATTTTCCTATATCTTGAAATGACATTTAGCTTTTCTGTTTGTATATAAGATGAATCCGCAAACTTCTTCAATTAATTCCTCGCCATAGAGATTCATCAACAAGGGTATACCAATCATTTCTCGGAGAAAAAGAATCAAATTAGCACTGCATACGCGCATATACTATTTCCATATTCAAACAAGCATCGAAATCCATGCAAATGCTCATGCTAAAGGGTTTACAGTGCTGACCTGATAGATGAGCACGGTAGTTTCCATTAGAGATATATTCATATATGAGAAAAATTCTGGGCACAGTTGAATCATCTGGTGCCCCACCATCAATGCAGTGACCCAGAAGGCTAACTAAATGGGGATGACGAAACTTTGACAGTAAATCCAACCGTAGTTTGAGGTTCCGATTAGAGTATCTTCTGTACACATTTAATGACCTTACAGCGACGTAAGCTCCATTCCCTAATCTTCCCTTGTAAATCTGAAAAGGAGATAAATATTGAGGGAATTTCTATGAATTGTCATGTGTCCATTAGATGCTAAATCAAAGGCACAAAACATTAATGGTGACCACCAGTTTTTTAATCATCAAAGACGTAATAGATACACATGCAGAATacaaatataaatcaaataaacaatcaattaagaaaagaagaaactCTTAAATCCATTTTGCAGCTAGTTGAACTTGTGCATCCATTGCATTATCATTGTTGGACATGATCTATGGACTAAGCAACAAAACTAACAGAAAAAATTTACTGCATTTATTCAAGGTTTAGAGCAAGCATCTAATTTTGAGTCAAAATTTAGAGTGATCATTGAACGAAAAACACGAAGATAAATGACTATCTGTTGTTTTGAACCATAAAGATTGTTTTGAAGACATACTTTTCCAACTGACCCTTCACCAAGTAACGTCGACTGATCAAAATTTTTTGTTGCTTCTAGCAACTCTTCCATGGAGAACACCCGATATGATGGGGCACCTTGTGATCCTATGTTTGCCGCTTGAGAAATTATTCCTGAGGATTCAAAGATTGAGTTCAAGCCGCGAGAAGCTTTACTGGAGAAACATTTCCTTCATACAAATTTAAACtgattaaaaatgaaaagaaatttaACTCACTGGCATTTGCTAGGAGTTCAGAAGGAACCTGGGGTTGTGCATTATGTTGCACAACTTTCGGAAGCATGTGCTGATCCACCATGTTATGTGCACGCTGACTTCTACGAAAGAGTAGAAGCGCAACTAACAGAAACACCACAACAATTACAATCCCCACAATAACACCTGTCAATAATGCTATTTCTTTCACTGTGATCCGTTTCTTATCTGAATTTGCTTGTTTGCAATAGCCCTCGGAATGCTGATATTGAGTGTCAAGAGACAAGCAATTTTCACTGACCTTAACAATTCGCTTATCTGAAACGGTGTTCAAGCAAGAAGGAAGCCTACCAACCAATCTATTATCAGAAATATCAACAAAACCAAGTTCACCCCCACAAGTGAGACTGCTAGGAAGTGAACCACTGAAAACATTAGACGCTAAATTCAAGTAACTGATGCTTGACAAAGAGAATAAGCCAGCAGGCACCATCCCACCGAGAGAATTATTTGACAAATCAAGGTGTTGCAGTTGATTTAGCGTGCCAAATTCTTCCGGGACTTCACCCGTAAAAGCGTTACTGCTAAGTAGAACTGTGGTAAGTCTTTTTGGCAAGGGTGTCAGTTCAGAATCCAAATGATTTTCCCTTAAATCCAGTAAAAGCAAATTAGACAAGGCCGTTAAATCAGGCAATTTACCAGAAAGCACATTGTGTGACAGAACAATGTCAGTGAGGGTCGTGATTTTAGACATTGAAGAAGGAAACTGGCCCGTCAACCTGTTGTTCTTCAAGCTTAGTATAGTAAGATTGTTATAAGAATCGAACCAATCAGGGATAGTATCATTGAAAAAATTGCCATCAAATATTAAAGTATGAAGCTTTATCAATCTTGACATCTGAAAAGGAACAGAACCAAATAGAAAATTTGAGCTCATATCCAAAAGTTCAAGTGAAGCCAACCTATGAATTTTATCAGGAAGGGGTCCCCAAATACCAAGAGAAACTAAAGTAAGAACCTTTAAGTTACTTAACCTTGTCAAAGTGGTAACAAATGAATCAATGGAAAAACCCTCAGATAATGTTTGGTTTGGAACAGCAAATCCATGAAATTCAGTTAACTTAACCAACTTATCACCCTTGATTTTGAGCTCAGTAACAGAGTTGTCTTGACAAGTAATGCTCATATGAAGTGTTGAAGTTAAGCTGCAGAAATCTCCATCGTCATTCTCCCAAACATCCAGCTGAACTGGATATTCCAAGTGCTTCCTCAACTGAAGAAGAGCTTGAATTTCATAGGACTGTAACTGGTACGTGTTTTCTATAAAGAAACAGCAAATAACCAACACTATCACAAGAATCTTGAAGCAACCCATGAATCCAAATTTCCAAATTACATTCAATGAATCATGAGTAAGTCCTCCAAGGTTGTACCTTCTTTGTATTCTTGGCTAATCACGAATAAGCCCAAGGGAAAGAAACTAAAAGCACTGAGTGGCCCCTGCCCAGTTCAGTGAAAACGAGAAGCATTAAATTACAAATCAGAAGACAAGTCAAGATTGAGCTACCGAACAATTAATGCTGGAACAAATCTAGCTTGCTAAAACCCCATTTAGAAATGGGAATAAATACTCCTATAATTGCCAATTAATGGAATGTTCTTTCTTTCTTGGGTGAAGGAGGGGGGACCAACTAACTCCCAGAAGAAGAGAAGAAGCAGAACAAGAAACAAGTAGTTATAAAATGAAGCAATTAATGGAGGGTAGATGAAAAATGAGTAGCTGAGAAAGAGAAAGCATTAAGTGGTGCATGCAGAGGCGGCAGAAGAAGTCAAGGAGAAAAAACAGGGGACCAATGCAAGCTTGCTGAGGTCCTTGGCTTTAATGGTGACCGTTTTCTGTTCCACACACACACTCTTTCTCAGAAAAGCACTGTGCAATTCCCACTATATCTCATACTACTCTCTAAGCTTTGAGACCCCACACCACCGGAAACTTCCTACACTGGAGTAATATTTTTATGTACAATGAAAAGACGTAAGAGGaacattatatttattaaaacaaTACGTACTACGTTAAGTAACCATTCAAACAGAATTTGATAACTCAAAAACAATATGCTACGAgcttatttatatctattttatacatataataaaaatagcaaaattaaaatttttataaatagtattcaagatttaattaatacatatgtatgAAAAATTGTTTTTGACTTGTATGCTTTgtgtatataatataatttttgataatgAATATACAACTGACCGCTATTTACTATGTATGGTACACTGATACGGATTAGTAATCATGTTGGGTTTAGATGGTGTTTGAATTCGCTTTTAGAGCTCGTTTGGGATTGTTATTACAAAACTGTTTATTTGAGGAATACTTTTATTAAATGGCTTTTcaaaaaagtgcttttaaaaaaaaacagtttgtgtttgataaatttatttaaaaagtacttttgataatcaaattgtgtttgaataatctttttaagaagtatttttttatatatatttttactgTGTCAAAATTACTACGAATAAGCAGTcaccatattcatatatatatatatatatatatatacacacacactatattaTAACAAATATttcacttttcatgaattatttatttaaaattaaatatttgagaaaaaatttacaTGTGCCGTCAAAATGCAATCTTGTAATGTGATTTATTTGtcaattgttatcattaataataaaagataaaaaaaattatatattctttagtcatcatcatcagtgatattttcaaatttatttaaagaaaatgagtaaaaataaaataacaatatataaattataaagaattatgacataaatatgaaatgtaaaattttaaaaatcaaacattaGTCAAACTTGTAAggtatgttaattaattaataaggaatatatatatatttgtgtgtgtgtgatagggatattttcgtcattaaaaaataattttctgcatCTGTTTCTTTGAAAAACAGAAATTTTATGCTTCTTTCAAGAAGCAGAAAAACTActtctgcttatttttaaaaggacttttacAAGTTTaacaaatacttttaaaaaaaaatatttttttctcaaaataagtgtttattttgagaaataagtAATTCCAAATAGGCACTTAATAAGAAGTTTATAAGCCAAAAACGTGCTACCCtacttttgatttaaaaataagTGCTTAAAAGTACTTTTTACTTTGTCAAACAAcatcaaattgaaaaaatattaaaagttaaaagcACTTAAAAATAAATCAATCCAAACCCCCCACTTAGTTATTAAGGTATAACATAACCTCCCTTTTGTCGCTTCTCTTATTATTGTAGCTGCAATGCTCTTTTtcacagtttttttttttcttgtacaAATCATTCCTTATAGTTAGAGACGAGTATTTGCTTCTGTTGAGATGTCTGAACTCCACTTTGCGTTCTGTAATTTAAGGTTATTAAAAGAAGTAGGGTGCAATGATCATGTTCAAATCTATATAAAACAATATGTCAGACACTCACTGGTGTTTCTGTCTTTGTACCTTATGCTACGTGATTGTTACTCGTTACATGTGAAGTCTGAGTGATTCAAATCCAATATCACACGGAAAGTGACTGAGATCAATAGTTACAAGAAGATGGGAGTTGAAGAAGAACACGATATATACAAGAATCCTCTTATCCTTTTTTGGAAGGGGGGGAAGGTGCAAGTATTGAAATTTGGGCCGACTGGAAAAGGACAGATGGCCCATTGTACAGCCTGTTGTGATTACGAGGTCCAACTTGGGTTGATCAAGGCTTGTTTGGggtctaaaataatcaaaatcttggGAATTGGGg comes from Capsicum annuum cultivar UCD-10X-F1 chromosome 2, UCD10Xv1.1, whole genome shotgun sequence and encodes:
- the LOC107860752 gene encoding probable inactive leucine-rich repeat receptor-like protein kinase At3g03770, yielding MGCFKILVIVLVICCFFIENTYQLQSYEIQALLQLRKHLEYPVQLDVWENDDGDFCSLTSTLHMSITCQDNSVTELKIKGDKLVKLTEFHGFAVPNQTLSEGFSIDSFVTTLTRLSNLKVLTLVSLGIWGPLPDKIHRLASLELLDMSSNFLFGSVPFQMSRLIKLHTLIFDGNFFNDTIPDWFDSYNNLTILSLKNNRLTGQFPSSMSKITTLTDIVLSHNVLSGKLPDLTALSNLLLLDLRENHLDSELTPLPKRLTTVLLSSNAFTGEVPEEFGTLNQLQHLDLSNNSLGGMVPAGLFSLSSISYLNLASNVFSGSLPSSLTCGGELGFVDISDNRLVGRLPSCLNTVSDKRIVKVSENCLSLDTQYQHSEGYCKQANSDKKRITVKEIALLTGVIVGIVIVVVFLLVALLLFRRSQRAHNMVDQHMLPKVVQHNAQPQVPSELLANARIISQAANIGSQGAPSYRVFSMEELLEATKNFDQSTLLGEGSVGKIYKGRLGNGAYVAVRSLNVYRRYSNRNLKLRLDLLSKFRHPHLVSLLGHCIDGGAPDDSTVPRIFLIYEYISNGNYRAHLSENSTRKILKWSDRLSVLIAVAKAVHFLHTGVIPSSFSNRLKTSNILLDEHNMAKLSDYGMSILMEESEKAKGEDVTSWHMTKKGDDVYNFGFILLESLVGPTVTGKGEAFLFKEMASFGSQDGRRRIVDPVVLSTSSNESLSIVISITNKCISTESSTRPSFEDVLWNLQYAAQVQATADADQKSEVTSPS